A section of the Vidua macroura isolate BioBank_ID:100142 unplaced genomic scaffold, ASM2450914v1 whyUn_scaffold_281, whole genome shotgun sequence genome encodes:
- the GEMIN7 gene encoding LOW QUALITY PROTEIN: gem-associated protein 7 (The sequence of the model RefSeq protein was modified relative to this genomic sequence to represent the inferred CDS: deleted 1 base in 1 codon), with product MADPIPVPVGILRLPRGPDSSGSRGFSRDWRPGANSRDRDNSRDRDNSRDSAALQGARAALRERFLRLLGRARGKRARFRLWNGLRVLAEFGAADVQSGAFQVDSLRTPLGVQGAALLRCGDVLEFSFPLE from the exons ATGGCCGATCCCATCCCGGTTCCCGTGGGAATCCTGCGCCTCCCGCGGGGCCCCGACAGCTCCGGCAGCCGCGGCTTCTCCCGGGACTGGCGGCCCGGGGCCAATTCCCGGGATCGGGACAATTCCCGGGATCGGGACAATTCCCGGGATTCCGCCGCGCTCCAGGGCGCCCGGGCCGCGCTCCGGGAGCGATTCCTGCGGCTCCTGGGCCGGGCC CGGGGGAAACGGGCGCGGTTCCGCCTCTGGAACGGGCTCCGCGTGCTCGCCGAGTTCGGCGCCGCCGACGTCCAGTCCGGGGC tttccagGTGGATTCTCTGCGGACCCCGCTGGGCGTTCAGGGCGCGGCTCTGCTGCGCTGCGGGGACGTCCTGGaattctccttccctctggaaTGA